One window of Microbacterium sediminis genomic DNA carries:
- a CDS encoding nitroreductase/quinone reductase family protein — MSEKRPFVPPRWFVTTAWRIHRAIARRGPGRGLWTTADRRGWGSLTLHTRGRRSGEPRLAVVAYLEDGGRWHTLAMNGWSEGHPAWWLNLKADPRATVALADGSRHEVVASRAAGTERDRLWAAWCATNADLDALAASRRTPTDVVLLTPTAG; from the coding sequence ATGAGCGAGAAGAGGCCGTTCGTGCCGCCGCGCTGGTTCGTGACGACGGCGTGGCGCATCCATCGGGCGATCGCCCGCCGAGGCCCGGGCCGCGGGCTGTGGACGACCGCCGATCGGCGCGGCTGGGGATCGCTCACGCTGCACACCCGCGGCCGGCGATCCGGCGAGCCGCGCCTGGCGGTCGTGGCGTACCTCGAGGACGGCGGACGATGGCACACGCTCGCGATGAACGGCTGGAGCGAGGGACACCCCGCCTGGTGGCTGAACCTGAAGGCCGACCCCCGCGCCACCGTGGCGCTCGCCGACGGCTCGAGGCACGAGGTGGTCGCGAGCCGGGCCGCGGGCACCGAGCGGGACCGGCTGTGGGCGGCGTGGTGCGCGACGAACGCCGACCTCGACGCCCTCGCCGCATCGCGCCGCACCCCGACCGACGTGGTCCTGCTCACGCCGACGGCCGGCTGA